In the Ruminococcus sp. OA3 genome, one interval contains:
- a CDS encoding DUF669 domain-containing protein: MQKPNDYETTKPYGEYEALPAGGYVCRIVQVIETRSKKGKDMLQIALDIAEGEYQGKFQKEFSENTREDKKWPCTVYQLVLDAEGKTNRGLKTFLDAVEASNPGFRVIWGDTFCDNLRHRLVGGIFGREAYEKANGNGTGWSTKCQSFRETTAIREGRYQIPEDKPLKAGRQQWQPATDPDGFMSIPDGACEELPFN; this comes from the coding sequence ATGCAGAAACCAAATGATTATGAGACAACCAAACCCTATGGGGAGTATGAAGCCTTGCCGGCCGGCGGCTATGTGTGCCGGATTGTCCAGGTGATTGAGACCAGGAGCAAAAAAGGAAAGGACATGCTCCAGATTGCACTGGATATTGCCGAGGGGGAATACCAGGGCAAGTTTCAAAAGGAGTTTTCTGAGAATACCAGGGAGGATAAAAAATGGCCCTGTACGGTTTACCAGCTGGTCCTGGATGCGGAAGGGAAGACCAACCGTGGGCTTAAGACGTTCCTGGATGCGGTTGAGGCGTCCAACCCGGGGTTCCGGGTGATCTGGGGTGACACGTTCTGCGATAACCTGCGGCACCGCTTGGTAGGGGGGATTTTTGGAAGGGAAGCGTATGAGAAAGCAAATGGGAACGGGACCGGCTGGAGCACGAAGTGCCAAAGCTTCCGGGAAACCACGGCCATCCGGGAAGGGCGGTATCAAATACCGGAGGATAAGCCATTAAAAGCAGGGCGGCAGCAGTGGCAGCCGGCAACCGATCCCGATGGTTTTATGAGCATCCCGGACGGGGCCTGCGAAGAATTGCCGTTTAACTAG
- a CDS encoding ATP-binding protein, which translates to MAIPVLIIGRSGTGKSRSMKSCVGKDVNLIRVLNKPLPFRGQIDGWFTDDYQQVMKCLLASRAKSIVIDDAGYLITNHFMRCHANTGGGNGVFSLYNDLGDYYWNLIQFTINKLPGDKIVYFIMHEDKNEAGDVRPKTIGKMLDEKVCIEGMFTIVLRSVKEGDDYLFVTQALDGAVSKSPEEMFESVKIPNDLWLVDQAIRNYYDMEELQNAETK; encoded by the coding sequence ATGGCGATACCAGTATTAATTATCGGGCGCTCCGGGACGGGAAAAAGCCGGAGTATGAAAAGCTGTGTGGGAAAAGACGTTAACCTGATCCGCGTATTAAACAAACCATTGCCGTTTCGGGGGCAGATTGACGGGTGGTTTACCGATGATTATCAGCAGGTCATGAAATGCCTGTTGGCGTCCAGGGCAAAATCCATCGTCATTGATGACGCGGGGTACCTGATCACAAACCATTTTATGAGGTGCCATGCAAATACGGGGGGCGGGAATGGGGTGTTTAGCCTCTATAATGACCTGGGCGATTACTACTGGAACCTGATCCAGTTCACCATCAACAAGCTGCCGGGCGACAAGATTGTCTACTTTATCATGCACGAGGATAAAAATGAGGCGGGTGATGTACGGCCCAAAACGATAGGGAAGATGCTGGATGAAAAAGTCTGCATCGAGGGCATGTTTACGATCGTCCTGCGCAGCGTGAAGGAGGGCGATGATTACCTGTTTGTAACGCAGGCGCTGGATGGGGCGGTGAGCAAGTCACCGGAAGAAATGTTCGAGAGTGTCAAAATCCCAAATGACCTGTGGCTGGTGGACCAGGCAATCCGAAACTATTACGATATGGAGGAATTACAGAATGCAGAAACCAAATGA
- a CDS encoding cysteine-rich small domain-containing protein, translated as MFYSDNPALDAEKEAERQEELAERPHIECDWCHGYIYECDDWHDGDFKTKLNGLIICDDCLSDYIKSIRKEHTG; from the coding sequence ATGTTCTATTCGGATAACCCTGCGCTGGATGCGGAGAAAGAAGCAGAGCGGCAAGAAGAACTGGCAGAACGACCTCACATAGAGTGTGACTGGTGTCATGGTTACATCTACGAGTGTGATGATTGGCATGATGGGGATTTTAAAACAAAATTAAATGGTCTTATCATTTGCGACGACTGTCTGTCGGATTATATCAAATCGATTAGAAAGGAGCACACAGGATGA
- a CDS encoding helix-turn-helix domain-containing protein, which produces MDDILYTAEELSKLFKCNVGRVNDLRKAGLLPALKLGCFKYRKVAVEKFLEKYEGKDVTDPFNVQELKGD; this is translated from the coding sequence ATGGATGATATTCTGTACACAGCAGAAGAACTCTCGAAGCTGTTTAAGTGCAACGTTGGAAGAGTGAATGATCTTCGTAAAGCAGGGTTACTGCCAGCGTTAAAACTTGGATGCTTTAAATACCGAAAAGTAGCGGTCGAAAAGTTTCTGGAAAAGTACGAGGGGAAAGATGTAACAGATCCATTTAACGTTCAGGAGTTGAAAGGAGATTGA
- a CDS encoding helix-turn-helix transcriptional regulator: MNKRIKEVRLSKNLTQEKFANIINLKQNTIALIESGKRNPSDRTISDICQKFGVNEVWLRTGEGGEENMFTKVDENDKFSLNLGKLSITENQTAKNMLNAIAEASPEKLKHIEEFMKACLGIK, from the coding sequence ATGAATAAAAGAATAAAAGAAGTAAGATTATCCAAGAACCTGACGCAAGAAAAATTTGCTAATATTATTAATTTAAAACAAAATACAATTGCATTAATAGAAAGTGGAAAAAGAAATCCTTCTGATAGAACAATTTCTGATATATGTCAAAAATTTGGAGTAAATGAAGTTTGGCTTCGCACAGGTGAAGGTGGAGAAGAAAATATGTTTACTAAAGTAGATGAAAATGATAAATTTTCTTTGAATCTCGGAAAACTTAGTATTACTGAAAACCAAACCGCAAAAAATATGTTAAATGCAATTGCTGAAGCCTCTCCAGAGAAGCTAAAACATATAGAAGAATTCATGAAAGCTTGCCTTGGTATAAAATAG
- a CDS encoding tyrosine-type recombinase/integrase: MAQLRTRKRGKNWEYSFEGAPISGKRTTISKGGFRTKADAIEAGTKAKAEYDNAGRVFEPSALSVSDYMDYWMDHYVKVECKPNTQRAYSDIIRIHIKPYLGSYRLGSIGPDTLQEHMNKLYAKGLAKNYLKNIHAVLLGSFKYAVYPCGYLKDNPMQYVHLPKCAYSKAETDKKIITPDEFSQIITRFPEGSRYHILFMICYYTGFRIAECTGLTWDRIDLQDATITVDRILVKTGTIWGLGTPKTASSVRTIKIGDTLLAALKKQRKWQLQNRMQYGPHYTDYYLRDENQIYGMDGNTGIQPPHEKLSFVCTHENGTLINPDLSRYASRVVNYDLGIQFNFHSLRHTHATILIEQGADIKDVQLRLGHASLKTTMDTYVHDTDTMRTRTVDLFEKASLSTSQ, encoded by the coding sequence ATGGCACAACTCAGAACAAGAAAAAGAGGTAAAAACTGGGAATACAGCTTTGAAGGCGCACCGATCAGCGGCAAACGGACCACGATATCAAAAGGTGGCTTCCGGACAAAAGCAGATGCGATTGAGGCAGGTACAAAAGCGAAAGCAGAATATGACAATGCCGGCCGTGTCTTCGAGCCGTCTGCACTGTCGGTCAGTGACTACATGGATTACTGGATGGATCACTACGTCAAAGTGGAATGCAAACCGAATACACAGCGGGCATACTCCGATATTATCCGGATACATATTAAGCCTTATCTCGGCTCTTATCGTCTCGGATCTATCGGGCCAGACACCTTACAGGAGCATATGAATAAACTTTACGCCAAGGGCCTTGCCAAAAACTACTTAAAAAATATCCACGCTGTGCTGCTTGGTTCTTTTAAATATGCAGTGTATCCGTGTGGCTATCTGAAAGATAATCCAATGCAATATGTGCATCTGCCAAAATGTGCATACTCGAAAGCGGAAACAGACAAAAAGATCATTACACCAGATGAATTCTCCCAGATCATAACCAGATTCCCGGAAGGCAGCAGATACCATATTCTGTTCATGATCTGTTATTATACGGGGTTCCGGATCGCAGAGTGTACCGGGCTTACCTGGGACCGTATTGATCTGCAGGATGCCACAATTACTGTTGACCGTATCCTCGTTAAGACTGGCACGATATGGGGGCTTGGAACACCAAAAACGGCCAGCAGCGTGCGTACAATCAAGATAGGGGATACCTTGCTGGCTGCGCTTAAAAAGCAACGTAAATGGCAGCTGCAGAACCGTATGCAATATGGCCCGCACTATACGGATTATTATCTCAGAGACGAAAATCAAATCTATGGCATGGATGGAAACACTGGGATCCAACCGCCGCATGAAAAGCTGAGTTTCGTTTGCACGCACGAAAACGGCACTCTGATCAACCCCGATCTGTCCAGGTACGCAAGCAGGGTTGTCAATTACGATCTGGGGATCCAGTTTAACTTTCATTCCCTGCGGCACACACATGCCACGATCCTGATCGAGCAGGGCGCCGACATCAAAGACGTACAGCTGCGCCTCGGCCATGCGTCCTTAAAGACTACGATGGACACATACGTACATGATACCGACACAATGCGAACTCGGACCGTCGATCTGTTCGAAAAAGCATCCTTGTCAACGAGTCAATAA
- the rlmD gene encoding 23S rRNA (uracil(1939)-C(5))-methyltransferase RlmD, with the protein MKKGDICQGAISGVDFPNKGRVCLEGNTVTVKNGIPGQKIEFMINKKRGGRLEGRLLQVLEKSPLEKRDPVCSIFPACGGCMYQTMQYDDQLEMKQNQVKKLLDDVIRDEYIFEPIKRSPREFAYRNKMEFSFGDEYKDGPLSLGLHKKGSTYDVLTAADCRLVHDDMTKILSCVLEFFQKTGVGYYKKMQHTGYLRHLLLRRADTTGEILVNLVTTSQEEHDLQPLTERLLGIDTQGKIVGILHIINDSLSDVVKSDETRILYGQDFFYEELLGLKFKITPFSFFQPNSGAAEVLYDTVREYIGDTRDMTVFDLYSGTGTISQIAAAVARRVVGVEIVEEATEAAKENAYLNGIRNCEFIAGDVLKVLDHLNEKPDLIILDPPRDGIHPKALPKILDYGVDRIVYISCKPTSLARDLELIQERGYRVERCVCFDQFVHTVHVETVALLTRK; encoded by the coding sequence ATGAAAAAAGGAGATATCTGCCAGGGAGCAATATCCGGTGTGGATTTTCCAAATAAGGGAAGAGTCTGCCTGGAGGGGAATACGGTAACTGTAAAGAATGGAATTCCAGGACAGAAAATCGAATTTATGATCAATAAAAAACGAGGGGGCCGTCTGGAAGGACGGCTTCTTCAGGTTCTGGAAAAATCCCCCCTTGAGAAACGTGACCCGGTCTGCAGCATCTTTCCGGCGTGCGGAGGATGTATGTATCAGACAATGCAGTATGACGATCAGCTGGAGATGAAACAAAATCAGGTAAAAAAACTGCTGGATGATGTCATCCGCGATGAATATATTTTCGAACCGATCAAGAGAAGCCCCAGGGAATTTGCGTACAGAAACAAGATGGAATTTTCTTTTGGCGACGAGTATAAAGACGGTCCGTTGTCACTTGGACTGCATAAAAAGGGCAGCACGTATGATGTTCTGACGGCAGCTGACTGCCGTCTCGTTCATGATGACATGACGAAGATTCTTTCATGTGTGCTGGAGTTTTTTCAGAAAACAGGAGTGGGTTATTACAAGAAAATGCAGCACACAGGATATCTGCGCCATCTGCTGCTCAGAAGGGCTGACACTACAGGAGAGATTCTGGTAAATCTGGTGACGACTTCACAGGAAGAACACGATCTTCAGCCGCTCACCGAGCGTCTGCTTGGCATCGATACACAGGGGAAAATAGTGGGCATACTGCACATTATCAATGACTCGCTGTCTGATGTCGTAAAAAGTGATGAGACAAGAATTCTGTACGGCCAGGATTTTTTCTATGAGGAATTGCTGGGACTCAAATTCAAGATCACGCCGTTTTCATTCTTTCAGCCCAATTCCGGAGCAGCCGAGGTGTTGTATGATACGGTGCGCGAGTACATCGGAGATACGAGGGATATGACGGTCTTTGACCTTTACAGCGGAACGGGTACCATCTCCCAGATCGCCGCCGCAGTAGCCCGCAGGGTAGTCGGGGTCGAGATTGTGGAGGAGGCGACAGAGGCCGCCAAAGAAAATGCATACTTAAATGGAATCAGAAACTGTGAATTTATTGCCGGTGATGTGCTGAAAGTACTGGATCATTTAAATGAAAAACCGGATTTAATCATTCTGGATCCTCCGAGAGACGGAATCCATCCAAAGGCACTGCCGAAGATCCTGGATTACGGCGTGGACAGGATCGTCTATATTTCCTGCAAGCCGACGAGTCTGGCACGCGACCTGGAGCTGATACAGGAGCGGGGGTACCGGGTGGAACGGTGTGTTTGTTTTGATCAGTTTGTGCATACGGTGCATGTTGAGACAGTTGCGCTCTTGACCCGTAAATAG